One region of Limnospira fusiformis SAG 85.79 genomic DNA includes:
- a CDS encoding vWA domain-containing protein produces the protein MLNVTITPHLEFLNADKAGQKLFVMLKLRPNAEVSASRPSTTFSFVIDTSGSMYEVLEGEETIPTGNSYFLDGKQYTQVTGGKTKIDQVIESLEGLVSSGQADSRDRIALVRFDDSASVLLPLTASTDTASLKNAIGQLRNFSGGTRMALGMEEALNILKNCDLSSRRTLIFTDGQTFDESDCRDLATQFAEAGIPITALGVGEYNEDLLLYLSDRTGGRVFNVVETQTHTGTTDIPISELPNTIFEEVQQAQSEVINNLKLNISTVKGVKLARISRVYPDSAEIALDKKPYLIGSAIANDDTVFLLEFDLESHSQAKVRIAQLGLTYDIPGKQRRGELPPQNLVVQFVAGQGGSAQTNPEVMGYVQQRNISGIVDRAANLADQNPEQAAELLETARRLTVKIGNDAMVESLNVGIEEVRKTRKLSSGTRKTVKMGAKGKTVKMSNDSELGLSEDQIRNLTGS, from the coding sequence ATGCTGAACGTTACTATCACCCCCCACTTAGAATTTCTCAATGCTGATAAAGCTGGACAAAAGCTATTTGTGATGCTGAAACTGCGACCTAATGCGGAGGTGTCCGCCAGTCGTCCCTCGACCACATTTAGCTTTGTGATCGATACCAGTGGCTCCATGTATGAAGTTTTGGAAGGGGAGGAGACTATACCCACAGGTAATAGTTATTTCCTGGATGGAAAGCAATATACACAAGTCACCGGGGGAAAAACTAAAATTGACCAGGTGATCGAATCCCTCGAAGGTCTGGTCAGTTCCGGCCAAGCTGACTCCCGCGATCGGATTGCATTAGTCCGGTTTGATGACTCCGCGTCGGTCCTGCTTCCCCTGACTGCATCGACAGATACGGCATCTTTGAAAAATGCGATCGGTCAACTCCGAAATTTCAGCGGCGGCACTCGCATGGCTTTGGGAATGGAAGAGGCTTTAAACATCCTGAAAAACTGCGATCTCAGCAGTCGCCGGACTCTCATTTTCACCGACGGACAGACTTTTGATGAAAGCGATTGTCGAGACCTGGCGACACAATTCGCTGAGGCGGGAATCCCCATTACAGCTTTGGGAGTTGGCGAGTATAACGAGGATTTGTTACTGTATTTGAGCGATCGTACTGGGGGCCGAGTTTTTAATGTTGTGGAAACACAAACCCACACCGGAACCACGGATATTCCTATTTCCGAACTTCCTAATACAATTTTTGAGGAAGTTCAACAAGCTCAATCGGAAGTGATCAATAACCTCAAGTTAAATATCAGCACAGTCAAGGGTGTCAAATTAGCACGAATTAGTCGCGTATATCCCGATAGTGCTGAAATTGCCCTGGATAAAAAGCCTTATTTAATTGGAAGTGCGATCGCCAATGATGACACGGTTTTTCTATTAGAATTTGACCTGGAAAGTCATAGCCAAGCCAAGGTTCGTATTGCCCAACTTGGTCTGACTTACGACATTCCGGGAAAGCAACGGCGGGGTGAACTTCCCCCCCAAAACCTAGTCGTTCAGTTTGTGGCAGGACAGGGAGGAAGCGCCCAAACCAACCCGGAAGTCATGGGATATGTGCAGCAGCGAAATATCAGTGGAATTGTCGATCGCGCCGCCAACCTCGCTGATCAAAATCCCGAACAAGCGGCAGAATTGCTGGAAACTGCCCGACGATTAACCGTTAAAATTGGCAACGACGCAATGGTTGAATCTCTCAACGTCGGCATTGAAGAAGTCCGCAAAACTCGCAAACTTTCTTCTGGAACCCGCAAAACCGTCAAAATGGGAGCCAAAGGTAAAACTGTGAAAATGAGCAACGATTCCGAACTGGGTCTTTCCGAAGACCAAATTCGCAATTTAACCGGATCATAA
- a CDS encoding FHA domain-containing protein: protein MSITCPSCSYDNLDDAEFCEVCGTELNTATSVPAPPEPVSNSSPELFPFTPPFEEVDLFPKNEPLTFPTATTARLVAKQANAPQPEFRLDGVALVGVFDPDMGPVDIDLENFAGGETVSRHHGEIYPEAGNWMIKDLGSTNGIFIKPKGQSRFGARITSPTCLNPGDEVAFGKVQFVWANSEF, encoded by the coding sequence ATGTCTATTACTTGTCCAAGCTGTAGCTATGATAACCTGGATGATGCCGAATTCTGCGAGGTCTGTGGTACAGAATTGAACACTGCCACATCTGTGCCCGCACCCCCTGAACCTGTCAGTAATTCCAGCCCCGAACTTTTTCCCTTCACCCCTCCCTTTGAGGAAGTCGATCTTTTCCCCAAAAACGAACCCCTCACTTTCCCTACGGCTACCACTGCGCGTCTGGTCGCCAAACAAGCTAACGCACCTCAACCTGAATTTCGTTTAGATGGTGTGGCACTGGTGGGAGTTTTTGACCCGGATATGGGGCCGGTGGATATCGATTTAGAAAACTTTGCCGGGGGAGAAACGGTATCGCGCCATCACGGAGAAATTTACCCGGAAGCGGGTAATTGGATGATTAAAGACTTGGGTTCAACTAATGGAATTTTCATTAAACCAAAGGGTCAAAGTCGCTTCGGAGCGAGGATTACTAGCCCAACTTGTCTTAATCCCGGTGATGAGGTTGCTTTTGGAAAAGTTCAGTTTGTGTGGGCAAACTCTGAGTTTTAA
- a CDS encoding protein kinase domain-containing protein, with translation MSNICPSCAYDNSPGDRFCMACGATLTPTSTTTTPTNSGLYLPTGTWLKQGKYQIQKFISQGGFGITYKGIYCANSATVAIKELWPENGCRQGTSVLWPLSITPVDRKKQLHEFQLEAIYLSRCKSPHIAKVYDCFEENSTIYMVMEFIEGSTLSNLLLNNHQPLDEPLVIKYTKTVAEALTIVHQHNLLHRDIKPDNIMIGSGDRVVLIDFGTTREFIAGKTGDMTVILSRGYAPFEQYSSQAKRYPSTDIYALCASMYELLTGKLPADSADRAQAISNNLPDPLVPPRQLNPNISPYIQKVILTGLKFRVNERIQTAQDFIDALDGKLISPLHKTAKTCVKKGKLTDAVTAYQNCLTQEPDNAEALIELAIILLYHHSDRADSIARKAQQIKPQDGRIYGILGLVSCRSQQWKQAIQQLQHGIKLSPKQAWMHANLGWAWGKEGNWQKADQTIQQALNLDPNSSFALGVKAWISFHLRQWKIVVQAGTQGIFKSQQQPSSVAIALKSWLYPLTIAALERVTTNKSGDITRRLQAFTQQVPNNALALGFKAWYEYRKSDHVSCRQSLNLASQCPEIPDWVMRNGGLIYEHLGDFQKAADWYNKIYQKQPKDAWICYRLGTVLAASGEWHQAKNYLENAVKCDRNLAAAYRNLGWVLLNLRTADGQVKSPREVLVAYRQAVTLYDRQDPQQAQHLRSKFQAINLPL, from the coding sequence ATGAGTAACATCTGTCCATCATGTGCCTATGACAACAGCCCAGGCGATCGCTTCTGCATGGCCTGCGGAGCTACTTTAACTCCCACTAGCACCACTACTACTCCCACTAACTCAGGACTGTATTTACCCACAGGTACATGGCTAAAACAGGGCAAATACCAAATCCAAAAATTTATAAGTCAAGGCGGTTTTGGGATTACATACAAAGGGATTTACTGCGCTAATTCTGCTACTGTAGCCATCAAAGAGTTGTGGCCAGAAAATGGATGCAGACAAGGCACATCTGTACTCTGGCCCTTATCAATTACCCCGGTTGATCGAAAGAAACAACTTCATGAGTTCCAATTAGAAGCTATTTATTTAAGTCGTTGTAAATCTCCTCATATTGCTAAAGTTTATGATTGCTTTGAAGAAAATTCAACTATTTATATGGTGATGGAGTTTATAGAGGGTTCAACTCTATCCAATCTGTTATTGAATAATCACCAACCCCTAGATGAGCCTCTAGTGATTAAGTATACCAAAACCGTCGCTGAAGCACTCACAATTGTTCACCAGCACAATTTATTGCATAGAGATATTAAGCCCGACAATATTATGATTGGCAGTGGCGATCGTGTCGTTTTAATTGATTTTGGAACTACCCGAGAATTTATCGCTGGAAAAACCGGAGATATGACCGTAATTTTAAGCAGAGGATACGCCCCATTTGAGCAGTATTCTAGCCAAGCCAAACGCTATCCCTCCACTGATATTTATGCCCTGTGTGCTTCTATGTACGAATTATTAACAGGAAAATTACCCGCCGACTCAGCCGATCGCGCCCAAGCTATTTCTAATAACTTACCCGATCCTCTAGTTCCCCCCCGACAACTCAACCCTAATATTAGCCCCTACATTCAAAAGGTAATATTAACCGGGTTAAAATTTCGGGTAAATGAACGCATACAAACCGCCCAAGATTTTATCGATGCCCTGGATGGTAAACTGATTTCTCCGCTTCATAAAACCGCCAAAACTTGTGTTAAAAAAGGCAAGTTAACCGATGCTGTCACCGCCTATCAAAATTGTTTAACTCAAGAACCAGACAACGCCGAAGCCCTCATAGAATTGGCGATTATATTATTATATCATCATAGCGATCGCGCTGATAGTATTGCCAGAAAAGCCCAGCAAATTAAACCCCAAGACGGTCGAATTTATGGCATTTTGGGGTTAGTTAGCTGTCGTAGCCAGCAGTGGAAACAAGCGATTCAACAATTACAGCATGGCATTAAACTTAGTCCAAAACAAGCCTGGATGCACGCTAACCTAGGTTGGGCATGGGGAAAAGAGGGAAACTGGCAAAAAGCGGATCAGACAATTCAACAAGCATTAAACCTAGATCCTAATTCTAGTTTTGCTCTGGGGGTTAAGGCTTGGATATCTTTCCATCTTCGCCAGTGGAAAATCGTAGTTCAGGCGGGAACCCAGGGAATTTTTAAATCTCAGCAGCAGCCCTCCTCGGTGGCGATCGCCCTAAAATCCTGGCTTTATCCTCTCACAATTGCCGCTTTAGAACGAGTGACAACCAACAAGTCTGGTGACATAACACGGCGACTGCAAGCCTTCACTCAACAAGTCCCCAATAATGCCTTGGCTTTAGGATTTAAAGCGTGGTATGAGTACCGTAAAAGTGATCATGTATCTTGTCGTCAAAGTCTCAATTTAGCAAGTCAGTGTCCGGAAATACCCGATTGGGTGATGAGAAATGGAGGTTTAATTTATGAACATCTGGGAGATTTTCAAAAAGCGGCTGATTGGTATAATAAAATATATCAAAAACAACCCAAAGATGCTTGGATTTGTTATCGTTTAGGGACAGTTTTAGCCGCCAGCGGTGAGTGGCATCAGGCGAAAAATTATTTGGAGAATGCAGTTAAATGCGATCGCAATTTGGCGGCAGCTTATCGAAATCTGGGCTGGGTTTTGTTGAATTTGCGAACTGCAGACGGTCAAGTTAAATCGCCCCGGGAGGTCTTAGTAGCCTATCGTCAGGCTGTGACACTGTACGACCGCCAAGACCCCCAGCAAGCCCAACATTTGCGCTCAAAGTTTCAGGCTATCAATTTGCCATTATAA
- a CDS encoding protein phosphatase 2C domain-containing protein, whose protein sequence is MISENTCLQIGDFVVRVAANLGQSNDRIHYFKVSLENAGSEHPQLGLLRVGSATGLLQQELQLRETLADYSLVAPILAQIQVPDLSKIVQEPLTEETIEADHITPELTAHQDHELSTLSSPDGSEEIPENSEDIEQLTNETETAADTAESITENQENQTLENTAENITDNQDLYEGSEPETDEGENYLEPEYYPEENLAGDEGDRLLVLTEFPHPERVLSQWLKNSPNPLEVLKAITPICQLFWYFHQRHWCAIDINPDWLEIGQPIRCFDLTGVYPEDTPMSSGVMGNYCAPELSSHPIPSEKSSVYTIGALLYHGLYGREPDSDFLGVKKCDMPHLSQLLTISLSAIPDERFSLSQLRGLVIETRKLLGGDRVNWEIASESTLGLSPRRLQNEDSYGIAQINQGASEQVILAALADGMGGMAAGEVASRLAVKTVIDGFRQEEENISKNSSQWLISIVDRANSAVSEAVHNGGTTLSLALIESRKLAIAHVGDSRIYRVSDGKIEQLSEDHSLVALLVASGQISAEESLEHPDRNVLTKSLGSKPNLSPGYVQTKSDIQLQDGDLILLCSDGVWDLISNEEFIEIFSQSQPLQTAVNEAINLVLKRDAPDNATLLALRCSITPIAVKFNRVEQSLKTLI, encoded by the coding sequence GTGATTTCAGAAAATACCTGTTTACAAATCGGAGATTTTGTGGTAAGAGTTGCCGCCAACCTGGGTCAAAGCAACGATCGCATTCACTATTTTAAAGTAAGTCTGGAAAATGCAGGTAGTGAACATCCTCAACTGGGACTTTTGCGAGTGGGTTCGGCAACGGGTTTGTTGCAACAAGAATTACAATTGCGGGAAACCTTGGCGGATTATAGTTTGGTTGCACCCATACTCGCTCAAATCCAGGTTCCTGATCTGTCTAAAATTGTGCAAGAACCCTTGACAGAAGAAACCATCGAAGCTGACCATATCACCCCGGAATTAACTGCCCATCAAGACCACGAATTATCGACTTTATCGAGTCCTGATGGGTCCGAGGAAATCCCCGAAAATTCGGAGGATATAGAGCAGTTAACAAATGAAACAGAAACCGCCGCAGATACGGCAGAAAGCATAACCGAAAATCAAGAAAATCAGACCCTAGAAAATACGGCGGAAAATATCACGGATAATCAAGATTTATATGAAGGGTCTGAGCCGGAGACAGATGAGGGAGAAAATTACCTGGAACCTGAATATTATCCTGAAGAAAATCTAGCGGGTGATGAAGGCGATCGCCTATTGGTATTGACCGAATTTCCCCATCCTGAGCGGGTATTAAGTCAGTGGTTAAAAAATAGTCCGAACCCCCTGGAAGTTTTAAAAGCGATCACGCCAATTTGTCAATTATTCTGGTATTTCCATCAACGTCACTGGTGTGCGATCGACATCAACCCAGATTGGTTAGAAATAGGTCAACCCATTCGCTGTTTTGACCTGACTGGCGTTTACCCAGAAGACACCCCAATGAGTTCGGGAGTCATGGGAAATTACTGTGCCCCCGAACTATCATCCCATCCTATTCCTAGTGAAAAAAGCAGCGTTTATACCATTGGTGCTTTACTGTATCATGGGTTGTATGGAAGAGAGCCAGACAGTGATTTTCTGGGTGTAAAAAAATGCGATATGCCCCATTTGTCACAACTGCTAACTATCTCCTTGTCCGCCATTCCTGATGAGCGTTTTTCCTTGTCACAACTGCGAGGTTTGGTCATCGAAACTCGTAAACTATTGGGGGGCGATCGCGTCAATTGGGAAATCGCCAGTGAATCTACCCTGGGACTGTCTCCCCGACGACTCCAAAATGAAGATAGCTACGGAATTGCTCAAATTAATCAAGGAGCATCTGAGCAGGTTATTTTAGCAGCTTTGGCGGATGGTATGGGAGGAATGGCCGCGGGTGAGGTAGCCAGTCGTTTGGCGGTGAAAACGGTTATTGATGGATTTCGCCAGGAAGAAGAAAATATTTCAAAAAACAGCAGCCAGTGGTTAATTTCTATTGTCGATCGCGCTAACTCGGCGGTATCTGAGGCGGTACATAATGGCGGAACTACGTTAAGTTTAGCCTTGATAGAGTCCCGAAAATTGGCGATCGCTCATGTGGGTGATAGTCGCATTTATCGGGTGAGTGACGGCAAAATTGAGCAGTTGAGTGAGGATCATTCTTTGGTGGCGCTGCTGGTCGCCAGCGGTCAAATTTCCGCCGAAGAAAGCCTCGAACATCCCGATCGCAATGTTTTGACTAAATCCTTGGGCTCGAAACCCAATCTTTCCCCGGGTTACGTGCAAACGAAAAGCGATATTCAATTGCAAGATGGCGATCTAATTTTGTTATGTTCCGATGGAGTCTGGGATTTAATTAGTAATGAGGAATTTATCGAAATTTTTAGCCAATCTCAACCCTTGCAAACTGCGGTTAATGAAGCAATTAATTTGGTGCTAAAACGAGACGCACCCGATAACGCGACTTTGTTGGCATTACGATGCAGTATTACTCCCATTGCTGTTAAATTTAACAGAGTTGAACAATCCTTAAAAACTTTAATTTAA